The region AAATCCATCCCCCTCTTCCAACGTCCGATGCCGCCACGActtgccatcatcgtcactCCACGCCACACACAGCGGCGCCCTCGGAGCACCCCAGAAAGCCTCCTTGCCATCATCCCTATCTTTCTGGTTTGGACGATTGTCCTCACCCTCGGTAATCTCATCGTATAGGCCCTCTCTGCGGGATTCCGCATTCTTACGCGAGGAGTGATTGTACACGGCGACGACCCGACCAGAGGGCAACACATCGAAGCATATACCGGCATTAGGATTCGGCAGGGGCGTAGGCTGCGGCGCACTCCAGTTCAATCCATCAGGAGAAGTAGAGAGGTGTATATAATCCGCCCACCGACTTCGATACAGCGCGAGGTAGCTCCCGTTCTTGAGACGCTGGATCTCCATATGCACGCAGCCTGTGCTCTGCGGGACTGCGATCTCTGTCCATGTCTTGCCTTGGTCCCCGGACGTGCGGATCGCAGAGATATCGTCGTTCCCGATCCACTTTGCGCCGGGCTCGCCCCGGCATTTGAATGTGGGGACTACGAAGGCGccgttgtcgaggatgataACGGGTTGGCGGATGAACGTGCCTGGGTcgttgaagaggatggttGGACCGCTCCAGCTGGTGCCATTGTCGGATGAGACGACGCGTTTCGCGACGGCTGAGTCTTGATCACCACCTTGCTGCGAGGTATAGAGTAGCCAGAGCTCGCCGGATGGATGTCGGAAGAGAACTGGGTTTTGTTCGCTGCGTGTATCGTCGTGCGTAACCTTCAGGGCTTCCCCCCAGGTCTGTCCCCCGGATGGGAGGCGGGACAGGTAGATGCTGATATCAGGTTTCCCTTCCATGTTACCGCCAAACCAGGTGCATAGTAGGTCTCCATTTGGCAGACGGAGCAGGTTGGATGCGTGGCATTGCACTGTTGCTGGGCGCAGGTAGGCTTCCTTTCGCACGGAGGGTCTGGAGCCAGCACGCAGCGTGCCATCGAGCAGACTGGGTAGTGTTTCTTGCGTAACTGCCATGTTCATAATTGTTCCAGTACCTGATTGTGCACTTCTTTAGGTGATGGTTGTTATATCCCACGACGCTGCGGGGTGCAATCCGACATCGGTTCTGGTCCGAGCACACCAGACGCTGTTTAATGTCGGACGACAGTCCGATCCAGCGCTGCTTCGTAATGGTGGACACCAACCCCATGGGGAACAGGAGCCACGCGGGGACAAGCCCTGGCCAGTATTGATGCTGATCGGTGCCCTTTAAGTACCCTCAATCCCTCTACGACTGGCCCCTTGCGTCTCGTCTCATAACCCTGACCGCCGCCACAGCTGAAATCTCACACTGCGGTCCGTCTTTTTAATTTACAATGGCTGGCGGAACAAGCATTTGGGCGAGCAAGGACGCCAAGTCCGACCCTAAGGAGATCTTTAACTTGAGGCTGCTGTACCTCCTGGTTACCCTGGCCTGGGCGGGCTGTTTCTATGGCTTCGACACGGGGAATATCGGTGGCATTCTGACTCTGCCGTCGTTCGAGAAGTCGTTTGGCCTGCTTGATATTCCGCAGGCGGAGTATGATGATCGAAAGGTTAGCAATACTCTCACAGTTTCCTGTGCTATAATAACGTGTCCAGGGAACTATCGCCGCTATGGTCGCCGCAGGAGGCGCCGCTGGATCCCTTCTCGCTGCACCCACCTCTGACTGGCTAGGTCGCAAATGGTCTGTCTTTCTATGGGGAATCGTCTTTATGATCGGTGCCGCGATGCAGATGGTCCCCAACTACGACGTATTGCTGGCAGGACGGTTCATCGGTGGTCTCGGAGTGGGAGCAAGCTCTATGTTGAGCCCCCAGTTCTTGGCTGAGAATTCCCCAAAGTCAGTCCGTGGATCTATGACAGCTACATACAACCTCATGATCGTCACGTCATTGATGCTTGCGTTCTGGGTTAACTACGGCGTCTCGCTCTGGTCCCGACCCGGGATCGAGGATGACCATGCCCAGTGGCAGACCGCGATGAGTATCCAGCTCATCCCTGGCGGACTGATGTGTCTGATGATTCCGTTTGTGCCGGAGACGCCTCGATACCTCATTAACCATGGCAAGGCCGAGCAGGGGTTGAAGAACCTGTGTCGACTTCGCCAGCTGCCCCCAGACCATCCGTACGTTCAACTCGAATACCGTGAAATCCAGGCCCAGGTGCAGTACGAGCAGGAGAATTTCCAGGGCCACAACTACTGGGTTGTCGCCAAGGATATCTTTGGCAATAGGAGCAACCTGCAGCGTTTCGTCCTTGCTGTCCTGCTGTTCATCTTCCACAAGCTGACTGGAACGGACTCGCTCAACGTATGTCTCTACAGCACTGTCTCCTCTACAGTCACTGTAACCCTGCTAATGCATTATCCAGTACTACGCTCCTCAAATCTTCGAGCTCATCGGCGTGAAAGATGACTCGTCCTTACTGACAACCGGTGTCTACGGCGCCGTGAAAGTTGCAGCAACAATCTTCTACATCGCATACCTCGTCGACCGCGTTGGTCGTCGTCTCCCACTTCTCATCGGTGCCACTATCCAAGCTACCTCCATGCTCTATCTCGCTCTGTACCTCCGCTTCGCTGGCACCGACAACACCGATATGGGCGGTACCCCTGCAGGAGGGATCGTAGGCATCGTCTGGATCTACCTATATGCCTTCGGATGGTCCTTCGGACATAGCGTTGCCTGCTACATCGTTGCAGCGGAGATCTTCCCCACTCGTATTGTACGTCTCCTCTATCACTCTACCCACTTTCTGGATGATGTACTGACTAAATGACCATCCAGCGCTCCGTCTGCAtgggcttctgcttcttcgtgAACTGGATCATCGACTACGGCATCACACGCGCAACCCCGAATATGCTGACCAATATGGGCTATGGTGCTTTCCTGCTCTATTCCTTGCTAACGTATCTCGGTGTTGtgtttattttcttttgtctGCCGGAGTTGAAGGGCAGGTCTATTGAGAGTATGGATGATCTGTTCCAGCGCCCGCTGTGGACGATGTGGAAGCATGCGTATCCGACCAAGGAGGAGACCGTCAGGCATGGTATTCAGGAGGGaaaggatgaggatgttcagGGACAGGAtcgtgatgaggaggaggcgaagaggaagcagagtgCTACTCATGTCGAGACGGCTTCATAGTTTTCTATTTGAATTAGGGTTAGGAATACATATGTGTGAATGAGTTCAACAGCGAATTCAATAACATCAAGTCACTACTAGACCTTAATCTGTAATTCCGAACGAACGACTGCCTGGTCTAGAAGTAAGAACGGCCATTCTCCGTAGATTCAACCATCGGCCTTCTCACCGCCGATACATTGTGGGACCGTGGGGTCAAGACTTATATGACGAGGGGTATCCGATAATGTACGGAGCAGCACATCAAACAGCACAATGGCTACAGAATCATTCCAACTAAACTCAGGAGCTAAGATCCCCGCCGTGGGATTCGGGACATGGAAGGCCGGCCCTggcgaggctgctgctgctgtccaggcGGCGTTTGAGGCTGGATATCGTCATTTTGTATGTCCTCTTTCCTTATCTTTAGAACGGAGCTGACTTGCTAGGACTGCGCTCCTTTATGTATGTTCTTGTACTGCTGATGTGGTAGGGTGCTAATAAGCGCAGATGGAAACGAAGCAGAAATCGGCCAGGTCTTTAAAAACACCAACGTCCCTCGCTCCGAGTACTTTGTCACTACAAAGCTGTACTTCTCCCAATACCCTGGTACCAATCTATGACTGACTAGTTCAGCTGGTCCTCCGACCACCGCCGCGTCGAAAGTGCCCTGGATAAATCCCTCCGCGACCTCAACCTCGACTATGTTGACCTCTATCTCATGCACTGGCCAGTAACGCTCGACCCGTCTCCAACCGACTCGAACTACGGCAAGGAAGACCGCACGGTGCATGCGCAGGGGTGGGACTTCCGCGACACCTGgcgcgagatggagaagttgcTGGCCACGGGCAAAGTCAAGGCGATTGGAGTCGCCAATTTCTCGACGGTTAATCTGGAGAAACTGCTAGAGACCGCGAAGGTCGTGCCCGCCGTCAATCAAACGGAGATCCAGCCCTTACTACCGCAGAATAAATTGAACGCGTTCTGTGCGGCCAAGGGGATTCATCAGACGGCGTTTGGCCCGCTGGGTGGCTCGGGGAGTACCCTGCATCAGCATCCTGATATCGTGGGGAATGCGAGTAGGAGGGGTGTTGACACGGGCAATGTTATGCTCAGTTGGGGGATCCAGAAGGGGTGGAGTGTTATTCCAAAGAGTACGAATCCGGTGCGGATTGCGAATAATCTCAAGAAGAACTTTGTgctggatgcggaggagttgCAGGCTTTGGATAAACTGGCCTTGCCGAAGGGGAAGAGGTTTAATGTGCCGAATTGGGGGACTACTATCTTTcatgatgatgaggctgttgagttGGAATAGTTTGTAGTCTATCAGTTTATATCTTTGTTTCTTAATACTGTGATATAGAAGGGAGTGTCGCGGGGATTCGCTGCGCGGTTATAACTCAATACTTTTCGAATACTATTTTCTTGACTGCACTGTAACTCATGCCCCTTTCACCTCGAGCTTTgggaagggagagagaaaTAATGAGCCAGCTCAACATTTATTATATCTGTTCGAAGTTGAGGAACCAAAGAATGCTACCGATATAACTCACGTACTTCAGTCCCAAACATGACCTCATCCCCTTTCAAAACCAAGGAAATACTATGCAAGAGGTGGGCTGGGTTTCTCCTTGGGTTGTGAGGCCAGCACCCGTGAATCAAAGATCCTGAATCAACTCCTTCCGAAGAGGGCATGGTCTGCTGTAATGTAGGGGCAGTTCGCAGGGGTTCACTCCTTCGGCGTTGCGCCAACACTCTAGGGCTGGCCGGCGGCACTGCGGCGCTGCACACTTGCATACAATCACACACCGGCTCCATTCCGGACCACGCCATAAGAGTCCGTCCCCTCTAGCTGGCAACGTGTTCTCGGTTGTTCCCGTTCCCCGCTCGCGACTCGGTGGTGTCGCTACGTAGGCTGTTCTTCAAGATGAACCCGCCATTCCTTGCTGCTATGTACCCTCActccattctccatccaAGCTGGCGTTAAAGATCCTCGATTTATAGTATACTGCCGTCAAATATAACAATGCCTCCAGAGCAACCGTCTGCCTACATCGAGCCGGACATCTCAGACACAGACTCCGCAGTCACGGacacaacatcaacagcatACACCGAGTCCCTCCGCTCCAGCCTCCTGCAAAGCGTCCGCGAAAATGGCCGCGGATACCACAAATACTCCTCGTCTACCTACTTCGTCCCAGAAGacgagcaggagcaggaacgCCTCGACATGCAGCACGAGATCTGCCTCATAACCACAAACCGAAAGCTATACCTAGCCCCTCTTCCTGAGGATGTACCAAATGTCCTAGACCTaggcacaggcacaggcatCTGGGCCATCGACTTTGCAGATCAGAACCCCGGCTCGAATGTTATAGGCACCGATCTCAGCCCGATCCAGCCGTCGTGGATTCCGCCGAATTTGAAGTTCGAGATTGATGATTATGAGCAGCCTTGGACGTATCCGATCAAGTTTGATTATGTGCATGCGCGCATGTTGACGGGGTCGATTGCGGATCCCGAGAGGCTATTTAGGCAGGCGTATGAAAATCTTCAGCCTGGGGGGTGGTTTGAGTTAATGGACTTTGCGTTTCCGGTGACGTCCGACGATGGGACTATGGAGGGGACCGCGTATGAGACGTTGAATCAGACGATGGTCGAGGGGTTAAGCAGGGTTGGACGGGACGGGGGTATCCCGAATCGATACAAGGCCTTGTTTACGGATGCCGGGTTCCAGAATATTACAGAGGTGAGGTATAAGTGGCCGCAGAATACATGGCCTAAGGGTAAGCATCTCAAGAAGATCGGGGAGTGGAACATGGTTAATACACTTGACGGCCTGCATGGATTTGCAGCCCGTCTGTGTATCCAGGTTATGGGGATGACGccggaggagctggaggtccTGCTTGCGGCTTCTCGAAAGGATATCAGGAATCCGAAGATTCATAGTTATTGGTCGATGTATGTCACTTCTTTGCACGAGGTGTTAAGGTTGCTAATTGTTGACAGCGTTATTGCATATGGACAGAAGCCACTGCAGTCAACTACAAAGGCGGCATAATCCTGTCCGTAAGCCTGGAGCCTGACGCTGTTGAATTAATCATAAGGGGTCAGTTAGGCTGCGTGGATGGTTTTCTAACAGGTATTTATGATCAGAAGTTGTTTTATTTGTACTTGGACGACAGTTGGACATTAATTGATTCATATGATACGCCGCATCTACCAGCAATCTAAGCCCTCACATCCCTCCGGTAGACAGGTGAACTAAAATACATTACAGGCGGAAGCAACCCAAGGCCAAGCGGACTACTCGAACCAGGAATTCAAATATCCCAAGATCCTCCCcctcttcggcttctcaTATAGAGCCTCATATAGATCAATGTCATCTTTAGTAGAACCCAGTTTCAGATCTGCAGTGCCGACCTTGACGTACTTTGTGCGCTTGACGACCTTCCAGAATACAAAAGCGACGATGAAGAATCCAACCATGGTATAGCTTGTGAAGAACGTGGTTATATCCCACTGGCCGGAAATGAAAACATCATACCCGAGGATTAGTGTGATTAGAAATGTACCGGCCAGTGCGTACCATGCTGCATATGGCTGGAGGTATCCCTTATAGGGAAGGGTACTGCGATCGAATCCCTGTTTCTTCatagtataataaaagtGGAGGTACGTAACCACCGTACCGATATAGTTCAGCAGGTAAGACGCAGTGCAGATTCCCACGAACCAGTCCAGGACTGTTGAGGAGGATTGTCCCATTTGGAGAAGTGAGAGTAGGCAGAAGCATAGGGCAGTGATCACCGAATAATATGGGAGGCCGTATTTGTTGCATTTGGCAAAGAATGACGGTGCTTTTCCATCCAAGGCCATTCCATGGAGGGTTCGTGCTGCAGAGAAGATGACGTTGTTTCCGGCTGAGAGCACAGAGGTCATGATTAGGGCGTTGACCAGGTCGGGGACGCCTTTGATGCCGAAGTTGATCATGGAGATGACATAGGGTGAGCTATAATATACTGTCAGACACTATTCAGAGTCCTTGATAAGGATGCATACGCGGCTCCTGTcccactgctgctgtcctcgCTCGAGGTGACGGCCGCAAGCGTCGGGTCATTGTAGGGTATAACGATCCCGACACAGAGAGCGccgccgatgaagaagaacataAGACGCCAGACAAACGAGATGAATGCCTTGTTAATCAAACGACGGGGGTTCTCGGCCTCTCCAGCAGCCATTGAGATGAACTCCGGGCCAACCATCCTGATCTACATTAGCACTAGACACAGGGCGGAGATGGAGTACGTACGTGAAGGAACCCTGGATGATGCATGATAGCAGCCCAAGAAAGCGCCCGGTATCGCCGGGGACGAGGTACTCGACGAATGATCCCTATTCAGTTAGCGTTGCCCTGTTGAGAAGATGAGGTGACGCACTGGGTCTCTCCAGTAGCGGAAGCCATAAGGATCCCTGTCTGGATTCCCGCCCACCATGGTAATAAAGGTGTACAGCATCAATCCTAGCATCAGAAGTATCTTGAAGGTGGACATGTAGAATTCTGAAATACCAAAGTACTTCACCGTCAGGCCGTTCAAGACACTACACCAGTCAGTTACCTTTACTAGCGAGGAGATATCCCACTCACGCGTAAATGACGACACAGACTGCAACCACCACGCCAACAGGGACCTTGTCAGTCCAGTATGTTAGGAGGACATGGATGGCCGTCACTTCGTATGGAATATTGAACGCTGGAAATGTTAGTTAAAGATAACTTTAGCAGCAGTGCCAATACCCATCAGAAAAAAATAATTCCATCCCATGGCAAAGCTCAGGGCATCATCAACCCAAAACCCCGACAGCCGGACAAACGGGGATGCGATAGGGAGGTAGGTGACCATTTCAGCTGCTGTCGTCAATATCGAATAATACGgtagaatattatactaaccAAAGCACTGATTGACGGAGAGTATAATAGTGCCGTATATGACAAACCCCAGGAACAAACCAGCAGGTCCTCCCTTGGGAAGGGCAGCTCCCATCTGCACAAAGAGGGCTAAACAGTTAGTATCATGGCGTAATTAGTCTTGAAATTGGACACACAAGTTCCAATAGCACCGCCCACAGCAAGCAGCTGGATTTCCTTTCCGCCCAGCCTTCGATGAAGATGCTGCGAGCCAGCGGAGATGAGCTCCCCGGGCAGAGCAGCCTCATTCTGCTTCTGATCGAGATCTGCATCAGCTGGATGCTCGACTGAGCTCTTGCGCATACTGGGATTGTCCATTTTGTCGGCCATATTGTCGGTCCAAGCCTACTGGACTGCAAGTTACACAGGAAATGCCGTGTTTAAAGCACCGCTGGGTTTCTTATCATTGGCCATTCTGCTATCAGGACGGTCCTTCCCTTTTCACATCATTATCTGCTGCTTATCTCGTGTTGACGTCCAATGTGGGAATGCGGGGGAGCTCCACAGGCCTGAATGGGGATAGCGACGTGTCACTGCCAGAGCGTAATCTGGGTCGGATGCGGGGGTAAACTCTGCTTTGATGATCTTGTCTTCTTTCCGAGGGAAGCTTTCTTACTTATCTCTTACGTACAACTTCCTTTTTGCCGTTGGAAGAGCATGTTCGCTTATGCGGTTTTCCGCACGGGAAACTAATCCCCAGACACCTATATCCACCTCATAATAGAATAAATGGATACACTGTTCAACTCAATTGTCCCAAAATCTGCCTTAGACCATCGCACTCTtgttaatatttttaatactCTTGATAATAGGAACGCCACTATGACCTCCCCCGCCCACAACGACTTTCGCAGCGACACCTTCACAACCCCAACGCCGTCGATGCTCACCGCAATGACGACCGCCACATTCGGCGACGACGTCTACACCGAAGACCCGACCACGAACGAATTCCAGGCCGAAGTCGCACGCCTCACGGGGATGGAATCCGCCCTGTTCATGCTCTCCGGCACAATGGGGAATCAGATCGGGGTGCGCATTCACCTCGCCCAGCCCCCGCACAGCGTGCTCTGTGATTATAGAGCTCATGTCTatgcggaggagggatcGGGCCTTGCGGTGCTGTCGCAGGCTATGGTTACGCCGGTGCATCCGAGGAATGGGCTGTATATGACGCTTGAGGATGTGGCGAGGTGGGCGGTTCTTGGGGATGATATACATACGGCGCCGACTAGGGTGGTTAGTATTGAATTGACGATTGGGGGGGTTTTGACGCCGATTGAGGAGATTAAGAGGATTTCTGAGTTTGCGATGGGGCATGGGATTAAGGTGCATTGTGATGGGGCGAGGTTGTGGAATGCTAGTGCTGCGACTGGGCTTGCGCTGTCTGAGTATTGTCAGTATTTTGATAGTGTGTCGATGTGTGTCTCGAAGGGACTTGGGGCGCCTGTTGGTGGGGTCCTAGCTACTACAAGTGAAGGTATTAAGAGGGCTAGGTGGTTGAGGAAGCAGATGGGTGGTGGGATTCGACAGGCCGGTGTATTGACAGCTGCAGCATTGGTTGGGATACGAGAGGTATGGCCGACAATGGCGCAGACTCATCTGAaaatgaagaagctggagctggatTTAAAGGAACTAGGAGTCGTTCCACAGATTCCAGTTGATACAAACTTTTTCTTCATTGATGCTGAGACGTCGAGACTGGATATGGGGGTTTTGCTGGAACAGTGCGAGAAGGCCGGCGTCAAACTGATGGACGAGAGAATTGCAATGCACCATCAGATCAGTGATCACGCAATTGAGAGTCTCAAAACTGCTATTGCCCAGGCAGTGAAGATTACCAAAGATCTACCGGCTGGATATGTATCCAAGGTCCAGAAAGGGGGGTATGGGAGCACTTCCAAGATGAACGAGTGGAGTTAGACATTCTAAGGATAGCAAGATATCTCTTTAAACTACTAGCATATAGACATACATTATGCCTGCGTGGGATCACCAAGAGAGGCCGCAGACTGGTACTGGCTAAAGTCATACTCGACCTCGTAGTCGTCCGCATTCTCGTCCCCGTCAGACAGCTCGATATCTCGGATattctcgccctcgtcttcctcgtcgctgcTGAATCTGTATtcctccttcttgatcttcttccaagcAGCAAGAGTCTGCTTCCGCGTCAGGCAAAACGGCAGCTTCGACAGACTCACGCAGCCATCATCCGTAACCTCCACCGTCTGTCCCACCGAACTCGCTGTATCAGTAGCCTTGTCCATCAGAATGATATGGATAAAGAACACCATCCCCTTCTTTGCAATCACGCTCTGCCCACGCACAAACATCGGGAAATCCATCCACGTCGGCGCAAACGTCGCTCCAAGCGAGTATCCGCACGAATTGAACCTCTGATCCCGGAAGCCATTCTCGTCCGCAACTCGCGCGTACGCCTCGAACACATCCCCAATGGGTTTCCCTGGTTTCAATGCCTCCATGGCAGCCTTCATCTGCAGCACATTCACCTCGTGCATCCGCCGAGCCAGCTTCGTCACGCCCCCAATCGGGATCGTCCGCATCAGACACGCATGGTAGTGTTTATACACCGCCGCATGCTCGGCCGTTAACTGCCGCTCGATCTGGTCCTTTCCTGCAGAGTACCGCGTAAGAACGGCCTTGTTCCCCGAGACAAGAATGTTCTCATTTGCCGGATCGTCGCCCCCGCCTTCATACACGGTCCCTGTGATCTCGCGCCACAGGTCGCCTTCATATGCCCCGGGCTTTGCGAGCTTGAGGGTGCGCACGAGCGCAAAGTCAGCCAGGTACGCGGCTTTACGGACCTTGCGCATTTCAGCTTCGGATTTTATGATCCGCAGTTCTCGCGTGAAGAGGTCGCTGTGGTCTACGAGTGTGCAGACTCCATTAACGGCTTCTTCGAGTGCCTTGCCCAGTCGGTGGGTGAGGGAGCATGAATCCGGTTCGTACCCGATTCGCTTACTCGGGTCATTGATTCCGAAGTCCTGAAGCACCTTTGGGACAAGCGAGACTGGGTTGCTGCCTGCGTCGTCGGAGCGGATCAGGACGTCTTTCTGCTCGAGGATGGATGTGAATAGCGCCTGGCGGAGATCGGGGATCCGGGTGATGAGTTTCATGGATCCGTCGCTGTGGAAGTACATGGCCTGGAAGAAGACGTAGCCGAATGTGTCGAATCCGGTGAAGTAGTAGAGCGACTCTTGTTTTGTCATGAGGAAGCCGTCCAGGTTCTCGCGCTTCATGAGGTCGAGCGCATTCTGGCGGCGCTGGGCGTACTCGGCTTCGGAGAACCAGAGGGCTTTCTTGAACGGGAGGACTTTCGTGGCCATTGTGTTTGAAGATAAGTATGCTGTAGAGTGCTGCGGAGCTTGGGGGTGTCTTTGATGCATTTCCATCTCTGTTATATACTTCTTGCGGGACAGCAGGACTCCATCGCCGCTTTGGGCTCGCTGGTTCCTGCCGTAATTGGATCAACAAAGTATAATCAGCACTGGCCACATATGAATGTAACGCTCACATCAAGCTCCTGTCAGCCACGCGACGTCAGATTAGAGAACGGTAATCTTCCCTATCATTCCGCGGGAAAGACGGCTTTTCTGTGTTTTCCGATTCTAGATCCTAATTTGGATGCTGAAGTGCATCATGATTGACATATCGACCTGGGTCTTATCACAACATCCGTTCGGCCGTTCAAGCAACATCCAGTTACGCACTGTAATCCTTTTAagatatagagtaaattaaCTTTTGAGATGACAGAGTTCAATTCAATTCCGCTGGCCCGGCGTACTCAGTGTTTGCTGGAGGTGGAGCTGCCAGCTAAGTCACAACGGCATTTTGAAGAGAAACCCATGCAATCAGGACTGGCATTTATAGTTGCACTGTTGTTATACAGTGGTAGCTGTATTTGACAAGACTGGTAATCAAGAAAGCCGATGCTAGTAGCGAACTACTAGATAGAATATGTAATGGTCCTTGCCGGAACTCCTTATGTCCTTCCTGCATAAATCGCTGATCTGCAGGCACCAACTTCAAACTTACATATATCA is a window of Aspergillus puulaauensis MK2 DNA, chromosome 4, nearly complete sequence DNA encoding:
- a CDS encoding M24 family metallopeptidase (COG:E;~EggNog:ENOG410PW4R;~InterPro:IPR000994,IPR000587,IPR029149,IPR036005;~MEROPS:MER0004931;~PFAM:PF01321,PF00557;~go_function: GO:0016787 - hydrolase activity [Evidence IEA]), whose product is MATKVLPFKKALWFSEAEYAQRRQNALDLMKRENLDGFLMTKQESLYYFTGFDTFGYVFFQAMYFHSDGSMKLITRIPDLRQALFTSILEQKDVLIRSDDAGSNPVSLVPKVLQDFGINDPSKRIGYEPDSCSLTHRLGKALEEAVNGVCTLVDHSDLFTRELRIIKSEAEMRKVRKAAYLADFALVRTLKLAKPGAYEGDLWREITGTVYEGGGDDPANENILVSGNKAVLTRYSAGKDQIERQLTAEHAAVYKHYHACLMRTIPIGGVTKLARRMHEVNVLQMKAAMEALKPGKPIGDVFEAYARVADENGFRDQRFNSCGYSLGATFAPTWMDFPMFVRGQSVIAKKGMVFFIHIILMDKATDTASSVGQTVEVTDDGCVSLSKLPFCLTRKQTLAAWKKIKKEEYRFSSDEEDEGENIRDIELSDGDENADDYEVEYDFSQYQSAASLGDPTQA
- the GLY1 gene encoding threonine aldolase family protein (COG:E;~EggNog:ENOG410PGQW;~InterPro:IPR015424,IPR001597,IPR015421,IPR023603;~PFAM:PF01212;~go_function: GO:0003824 - catalytic activity [Evidence IEA];~go_function: GO:0016829 - lyase activity [Evidence IEA];~go_process: GO:0006520 - cellular amino acid metabolic process [Evidence IEA]); its protein translation is MTSPAHNDFRSDTFTTPTPSMLTAMTTATFGDDVYTEDPTTNEFQAEVARLTGMESALFMLSGTMGNQIGVRIHLAQPPHSVLCDYRAHVYAEEGSGLAVLSQAMVTPVHPRNGLYMTLEDVARWAVLGDDIHTAPTRVVSIELTIGGVLTPIEEIKRISEFAMGHGIKVHCDGARLWNASAATGLALSEYCQYFDSVSMCVSKGLGAPVGGVLATTSEGIKRARWLRKQMGGGIRQAGVLTAAALVGIREVWPTMAQTHLKMKKLELDLKELGVVPQIPVDTNFFFIDAETSRLDMGVLLEQCEKAGVKLMDERIAMHHQISDHAIESLKTAIAQAVKITKDLPAGYVSKVQKGGYGSTSKMNEWS